A window of the Gemmatimonadaceae bacterium genome harbors these coding sequences:
- a CDS encoding cupin domain-containing protein, protein MHHVLPGLGAADPPRTYDGGGERITILGVTRDGDREWMHAESEVVPGRGPAMHRHPHQVEELTVVEGTLAYVIDGGPVRTAEPGMTVVFPAGVAHRFWNAGDTLMRCTGRISPPMRFEAFIAALYRSFAEHGGRRPGLFDLAFLLHHFAEENELAAIPRPVRAIVFPVLRAIGRATGRYRKFRDL, encoded by the coding sequence ATGCACCACGTCTTGCCAGGGCTCGGAGCGGCCGACCCGCCACGCACCTACGACGGCGGAGGCGAGCGCATCACGATTCTCGGCGTGACTCGCGACGGCGACCGCGAGTGGATGCACGCCGAGAGCGAGGTTGTTCCCGGCCGCGGACCGGCGATGCACCGGCACCCGCACCAGGTCGAGGAGCTGACGGTAGTCGAAGGCACGCTCGCCTACGTCATCGACGGCGGCCCGGTGCGGACCGCGGAGCCCGGTATGACAGTGGTGTTCCCAGCGGGCGTCGCGCACCGATTCTGGAACGCGGGGGATACCCTGATGCGGTGCACGGGCCGGATTTCGCCCCCGATGCGCTTCGAGGCATTCATCGCGGCCCTCTATCGCTCGTTCGCCGAGCACGGTGGAAGGCGCCCGGGTCTCTTCGACCTGGCGTTCTTGCTCCACCACTTCGCCGAGGAGAACGAATTGGCGGCCATTCCGCGCCCGGTGCGCGCCATCGTGTTTCCGGTATTGCGTGCGATCGGACGCGCGACCGGCCGGTACCGCAAGTTTAGGGATCTCTAA
- a CDS encoding helix-turn-helix domain-containing protein has translation MPRRSTTDTHQRLLDAGRALAERVGAAELTLEAVAREARVSRQTVYLHFKSRARFFFALADATGADAVFGAAEALVRDAPTADAALRRLIELRAARSAVSYKLTAAFHAVAHADPEMAGLWDKRQVRRLHVFRALARRFHAERRLRRGMSVDDAAALMWASLSFENWYYLVHANKWPARRFVARTHQMLVRALTA, from the coding sequence ATGCCCCGCCGCTCGACCACCGACACCCATCAACGTCTACTCGACGCCGGCCGCGCGCTCGCCGAGCGGGTCGGCGCCGCCGAGCTCACACTCGAGGCCGTGGCGCGCGAAGCGCGCGTCTCCCGGCAAACGGTCTATCTGCACTTCAAGTCACGCGCGCGCTTCTTCTTCGCGCTCGCCGACGCGACCGGCGCCGACGCGGTCTTCGGCGCCGCGGAGGCGCTCGTCCGTGACGCGCCAACGGCCGACGCGGCGCTGCGCCGCCTGATCGAGCTCCGCGCCGCGCGGTCCGCCGTCTCGTACAAGCTCACGGCCGCGTTTCACGCCGTGGCCCACGCCGATCCCGAGATGGCGGGACTTTGGGACAAGCGCCAGGTGCGCCGCCTCCACGTCTTTCGCGCGCTCGCGCGGCGGTTCCACGCGGAGCGCCGGTTGCGTCGCGGCATGTCGGTGGACGATGCCGCCGCCCTGATGTGGGCGAGCCTGTCATTCGAGAACTGGTACTATCTCGTGCACGCGAACAAGTGGCCGGCCCGCCGGTTCGTCGCGCGCACGCACCAGATGCTGGTGCGCGCGCTTACCGCGTAA